The following coding sequences are from one Enterococcus sp. 4G2_DIV0659 window:
- a CDS encoding tRNA dihydrouridine synthase — translation MTTNFWAELPKPFFILAPMEDVTDVVFRHVVKEAGAPDVFFTEFTNSDSYCHPDGKESVQGRLVFTEDEQPMVAHIWGDKPEFFKEMSIGLAEMGFKGVDINMGCPVPNVAGRGKGSGLILHPDVAAELIDAAKAGGLPVSVKTRIGYAEIAEMEDWITHLLKQDIANLSVHLRTRNEMSKVDAHWDLIPQIMEIRDRIAPQTLITINGDIPDRQIGLQLAEQYGVDGIMIGRGIFKNPYAFEKEPKEHSPQELLGLLELQLDLQDHYAKIVPRSIVGLHRFFKIYVKGFPGASDLRVKLMGTKSTDEVREILREFYKEKTSESSTD, via the coding sequence ATGACAACTAATTTTTGGGCAGAATTACCGAAGCCTTTTTTTATTTTAGCACCCATGGAAGACGTGACAGATGTAGTCTTTCGCCATGTTGTGAAAGAAGCTGGCGCACCTGATGTTTTTTTCACGGAATTTACCAATTCAGACAGCTATTGTCATCCCGATGGAAAAGAAAGCGTGCAAGGTCGTTTAGTTTTTACGGAAGATGAACAGCCTATGGTAGCTCATATCTGGGGAGACAAACCAGAATTTTTTAAAGAAATGAGCATTGGTCTAGCTGAAATGGGATTTAAAGGCGTGGATATCAACATGGGCTGTCCTGTGCCTAATGTCGCTGGTCGAGGAAAAGGCAGCGGACTTATTCTACATCCAGATGTAGCAGCCGAATTAATCGATGCAGCAAAAGCTGGTGGCTTACCTGTTAGCGTGAAAACACGTATTGGGTATGCAGAAATCGCAGAAATGGAAGACTGGATTACTCATCTATTGAAACAAGATATTGCCAATTTATCTGTACATTTGCGAACACGAAATGAGATGAGTAAAGTAGATGCTCATTGGGATTTAATTCCTCAAATTATGGAAATTCGTGACCGAATAGCCCCTCAAACACTTATTACAATTAATGGTGATATCCCTGATCGGCAAATAGGTCTACAGCTTGCTGAACAATATGGTGTGGATGGCATTATGATTGGTCGAGGTATTTTCAAAAACCCTTATGCATTTGAAAAAGAACCGAAAGAGCATTCGCCTCAAGAGTTACTTGGCTTATTGGAGCTGCAGCTTGATTTACAAGATCATTATGCTAAAATCGTTCCGCGCTCAATTGTTGGTTTACATCGTTTCTTTAAGATTTATGTGAAGGGATTCCCCGGTGCTAGTGATTTGCGGGTGAAATTGATGGGAACAAAATCGACGGATGAGGTTCGTGAGATTTTAAGAGAATTTTATAAAGAAAAAACCAGTGAGTCTTCAACAGATTGA
- a CDS encoding histidine phosphatase family protein: MKSRRYGKKLSIFVAIVLMFGLLSGCNSNEQQGKSESEQAQKTEDVTIYLTRHGETMFNIMNKVQGWSDTPLTEEGEKVAADLGKGLAQEKITFSAAYSSDLKRAFDTATIVLANTDQKKLEIQQNKQLREPNYGGYEGEFIDKITPELAAHNGFETGKEFQASAGKMYWNKLADTYQAMDTYKLAENAESVEKRMEAELLAIAKEQSQKGGGNVLVVSHGMAINIMLSKLSSEYEGKPLKNASVTKIVYKDGQLNVLSIGDVSYFEKGQKKE, from the coding sequence TTGAAAAGCAGGAGATATGGGAAGAAACTGTCAATTTTTGTAGCAATCGTTCTGATGTTTGGTTTGCTTAGTGGGTGTAACAGCAATGAACAGCAAGGGAAGAGTGAATCGGAGCAAGCGCAAAAAACAGAAGATGTGACTATTTATTTGACACGTCATGGAGAGACGATGTTCAATATAATGAACAAGGTACAAGGTTGGTCAGATACGCCGTTGACTGAAGAAGGGGAGAAGGTTGCTGCTGATTTAGGTAAAGGATTAGCACAGGAGAAGATTACATTTTCTGCAGCGTACTCAAGTGACTTAAAGCGTGCATTTGATACGGCAACTATTGTGTTAGCAAACACGGATCAAAAAAAACTTGAAATCCAGCAAAATAAGCAACTACGAGAACCAAATTATGGTGGTTACGAAGGTGAATTTATTGATAAAATCACACCAGAATTAGCTGCACATAATGGTTTTGAAACAGGCAAAGAATTTCAAGCGAGTGCTGGAAAAATGTATTGGAATAAGCTGGCAGATACTTATCAAGCGATGGACACGTATAAATTAGCGGAGAATGCTGAATCAGTAGAAAAAAGAATGGAAGCTGAACTTTTGGCTATTGCAAAAGAGCAAAGTCAAAAAGGTGGAGGAAATGTCTTAGTTGTCAGCCATGGCATGGCAATCAATATCATGCTATCAAAGCTATCTTCAGAATATGAAGGCAAACCTTTAAAAAATGCAAGTGTAACGAAAATTGTTTACAAAGATGGACAATTAAACGTATTGTCTATCGGGGACGTCAGTTATTTTGAAAAAGGCCAAAAAAAGGAATAA
- a CDS encoding PfkB family carbohydrate kinase produces the protein MTQLEIPLETVGKGLRIAKEKGAVTILNPAPFDDRIVRHLDVIDIITPNETEFEGLIGHGVDETELETEMLAWSKKHQTKLIVTRGAQGVSYVWNDEVITIPACKIEVLDTTGAGDTFNGILAALLSRKTDYQEAIRLASIGASLSTTKIGAQTGMPTQKQLDKIKA, from the coding sequence TTGACACAATTAGAAATCCCATTGGAAACAGTAGGGAAGGGATTACGTATAGCGAAAGAAAAAGGCGCAGTTACAATTTTAAATCCAGCACCATTTGATGATAGAATTGTTCGCCATCTAGACGTAATTGATATCATTACACCTAATGAAACAGAATTTGAAGGACTGATTGGTCATGGGGTTGATGAAACAGAATTAGAAACCGAAATGTTGGCATGGTCGAAAAAACATCAAACAAAATTAATAGTGACAAGAGGAGCGCAAGGCGTTTCTTATGTTTGGAATGACGAAGTGATAACAATTCCAGCATGTAAGATCGAAGTACTTGATACAACAGGTGCAGGAGACACGTTTAATGGTATTTTAGCAGCTTTGTTGAGCAGAAAAACGGATTATCAAGAAGCAATCCGATTAGCAAGTATCGGAGCCTCATTGTCAACGACAAAAATCGGTGCACAAACTGGAATGCCAACACAAAAACAACTAGATAAAATAAAAGCGTAG
- a CDS encoding PfkB family carbohydrate kinase yields MNKVVVLGSINVDMVMETQKLPRIGETILGNAIDYFMGGKGANQAVAVSRIGAKVELFGKVGDDTFGEKALRHLENEKINTAHISVEENIFTGVASIFRINGDNSIVVLPGANMLFEDISTLADCLQKEDIF; encoded by the coding sequence GTGAACAAAGTAGTCGTTTTGGGAAGTATCAATGTAGATATGGTCATGGAGACGCAAAAATTACCTCGAATAGGTGAGACGATTTTAGGAAATGCCATTGACTATTTTATGGGTGGAAAAGGTGCGAATCAAGCAGTGGCAGTGTCTAGGATAGGTGCTAAGGTCGAATTGTTTGGGAAGGTTGGAGATGATACATTTGGTGAAAAAGCGCTCCGTCATCTTGAAAATGAAAAAATCAATACGGCTCATATTTCAGTAGAAGAGAATATTTTTACAGGAGTTGCCTCGATCTTTAGAATCAATGGTGATAATTCAATTGTCGTGTTACCAGGTGCTAATATGTTGTTTGAAGACATATCGACTTTAGCTGATTGTTTACAAAAAGAGGATATTTTTTGA
- a CDS encoding MFS transporter, with amino-acid sequence MKDKMEKIAILSLSLILTSMLAVSGSIPALIQQFDGYSRSSIEFLVSIPAFPMIIMVALSPLLSKILSERVTIIVGLLIAGGAGILPTVLTSYNSILVSRVFLGIGFGLINTRAISIIGERWSGGERATLLGFRVSAETIGQTVMTLVAGQLLAFGWKYPFYVYALAFFILIMYLLFVPSEQRSTDDSVQEDAAEANAVAKKMTTEQKGFVLMNAVFIGLLICVNVSNALRLPSYIVETGIGTSIEASRVLSMMMFTGFLAGLTFGKLMSWLKNQLLTVNLLILGLGLVVIALTSNIITIALGAFLCGFSVTICITCVFNNLSENLSKEMLNTGMAVVLVGCNIGASGAPVVLNWIGLINDNLTTSFLVYAMIIISVGVGVFIFSRTAAKNVIKE; translated from the coding sequence ATGAAAGATAAAATGGAAAAAATTGCAATATTATCATTGTCTCTCATTCTTACATCTATGTTGGCCGTTTCTGGGAGCATTCCAGCGCTGATTCAACAATTTGACGGCTATTCTCGATCTTCGATAGAGTTTTTGGTTTCTATCCCGGCTTTTCCGATGATTATCATGGTTGCCCTTAGTCCTTTGCTGTCGAAAATATTAAGTGAACGTGTCACGATCATTGTAGGTTTACTGATTGCAGGAGGGGCAGGTATTTTGCCGACAGTGCTTACTTCATATAACAGTATTCTTGTTTCACGTGTGTTTTTAGGAATTGGTTTTGGTTTAATCAATACAAGAGCTATTAGTATTATAGGGGAACGTTGGTCTGGCGGGGAAAGAGCAACATTACTTGGATTTCGGGTTTCGGCTGAGACGATCGGTCAAACAGTTATGACACTTGTTGCTGGCCAGTTGTTAGCTTTTGGATGGAAATATCCATTCTATGTTTATGCACTAGCGTTCTTTATTTTAATCATGTATTTGCTATTTGTTCCTTCTGAACAGCGGTCGACAGACGACTCAGTACAAGAAGATGCAGCTGAAGCAAATGCAGTGGCTAAAAAAATGACAACTGAGCAAAAAGGTTTCGTTCTAATGAATGCAGTGTTTATTGGGTTGCTTATTTGTGTAAACGTATCCAATGCGTTGAGACTTCCAAGTTATATTGTAGAAACAGGGATTGGAACAAGCATAGAAGCGAGTAGAGTGTTAAGCATGATGATGTTTACAGGGTTCTTGGCAGGTCTGACTTTTGGTAAGCTGATGTCCTGGCTGAAAAATCAATTATTGACGGTGAACCTTTTAATATTAGGTCTTGGACTTGTGGTTATTGCGTTGACAAGTAATATTATAACGATCGCTTTAGGTGCTTTTCTTTGTGGTTTTTCAGTTACAATTTGTATTACGTGTGTTTTCAATAATCTATCTGAAAATTTATCTAAAGAAATGTTAAATACAGGAATGGCTGTTGTTTTAGTCGGGTGTAACATTGGCGCTTCAGGAGCACCCGTTGTGTTGAATTGGATCGGATTAATCAATGACAATTTAACGACTTCTTTCTTGGTCTATGCAATGATTATTATAAGTGTGGGAGTCGGTGTGTTCATTTTTTCAAGAACAGCAGCAAAAAATGTAATCAAAGAATAG
- a CDS encoding nucleoside hydrolase encodes MKMILDLDTGIDDALAIAYALGRPEIDLIGITTAFGNVTIDKAVKNSLSILELLGRSDVPVFEGAAHPSTATSFMTTDHLHRIHGLNGIGNVVLDEPKGQKSTITAVDFLIDAAVTHNEELVLVATGPMTNLAEAIKKDRAAIEKIGKIVVMGSALTVPGNISQFAEANIYNDPDAAKYVLESGIPLVLVGLDVTLKTMIEGSDIASWTEVDTAASRAITEMATYYYTNEYEEEEIVGGALHDPLAVEVAINPAIITASLPINLTVETKGPSIGRTTANMRLLNQKEKSAQVCVDVEGDLFIKKFTQTVHEILK; translated from the coding sequence ATGAAAATGATATTGGATTTGGACACTGGAATTGATGATGCATTGGCGATTGCGTATGCTCTTGGTCGACCTGAGATTGATTTGATTGGAATTACGACAGCTTTTGGAAACGTAACAATTGATAAAGCAGTCAAAAATTCATTGAGTATTTTGGAACTTCTTGGCAGAAGTGACGTTCCTGTTTTTGAAGGGGCGGCACATCCAAGTACAGCCACTTCGTTTATGACAACGGATCATTTGCATCGAATTCACGGACTAAACGGTATTGGTAATGTAGTGTTGGATGAACCAAAAGGTCAAAAAAGTACGATAACAGCAGTTGATTTCTTGATTGACGCTGCAGTTACTCATAACGAGGAATTGGTCTTAGTTGCGACTGGTCCTATGACTAATTTAGCTGAAGCAATCAAGAAAGATCGAGCAGCAATCGAAAAAATCGGGAAAATCGTAGTAATGGGCAGTGCGCTGACGGTACCTGGAAATATCAGCCAATTTGCAGAAGCGAATATTTATAATGATCCGGATGCTGCAAAGTATGTCTTGGAAAGCGGAATTCCTCTTGTATTGGTAGGGCTAGATGTTACGCTAAAAACAATGATTGAAGGATCAGACATTGCCTCATGGACAGAAGTGGATACAGCTGCTAGTCGTGCAATTACAGAAATGGCAACGTATTATTATACAAATGAATATGAAGAAGAAGAAATTGTTGGAGGCGCGTTACATGATCCATTAGCTGTTGAAGTAGCAATTAATCCAGCGATTATTACAGCTAGTTTGCCAATTAACTTAACTGTAGAAACAAAAGGCCCTTCTATCGGACGTACAACAGCTAATATGAGATTGTTGAACCAAAAAGAGAAAAGTGCTCAAGTTTGTGTTGATGTTGAAGGGGATTTATTTATTAAGAAATTCACGCAAACGGTTCATGAAATACTGAAATAG
- a CDS encoding cyclic nucleotide-binding domain-containing protein, with amino-acid sequence MKIIDDLDLLVAKITEHHLDSYIQKRHYPQILLSTLQEGESLYKQDEFAEYFCIMLSGKIRVYRTLSNGKEAILNVITGFRILGEIELIYNNPSLNSIEFLEPSSCLLIPMNYCRDELLNDTNFVKKVAYNLAMTLHAVETNTSINMSFTLENRVASYILASEKDGSFELDLSTLPELIGTTYRHLLRVIKKFQEEGLIKKKGDRYLLLQKSVLSNKISDLYSL; translated from the coding sequence ATGAAAATTATTGACGATCTGGATTTGTTGGTAGCAAAAATAACAGAACATCATTTAGATAGCTATATCCAAAAACGCCATTATCCACAGATTCTTTTAAGTACCTTACAAGAAGGTGAATCTTTGTATAAACAAGATGAATTTGCAGAATATTTCTGTATCATGCTTAGTGGTAAAATTCGTGTTTATCGAACATTGAGCAATGGCAAAGAAGCTATTTTAAATGTGATTACAGGATTTAGAATATTAGGCGAAATTGAACTTATTTACAACAACCCTTCTTTAAATTCAATCGAATTTCTTGAGCCTAGTAGTTGCCTATTGATTCCGATGAACTACTGCCGTGATGAGCTTTTAAATGATACTAATTTTGTCAAAAAAGTCGCTTATAATTTAGCAATGACCCTTCATGCAGTTGAAACCAATACATCAATCAACATGTCTTTCACACTTGAAAATAGAGTTGCCAGCTACATTCTGGCATCGGAAAAAGATGGCAGCTTTGAACTTGACCTAAGTACGTTACCTGAACTAATTGGAACAACGTATCGCCATCTTTTACGTGTCATTAAAAAATTTCAAGAAGAAGGACTGATTAAGAAAAAAGGAGATCGCTATCTTCTACTCCAAAAATCTGTTCTATCAAATAAAATCAGCGATTTATACTCACTTTAA